Proteins from a genomic interval of Salinarchaeum sp. Harcht-Bsk1:
- a CDS encoding DUF2891 domain-containing protein — MTAFTSVEATTLLSGTSEWMGTEEAAALAHHPLESIETEFPHYVGSVDAPDDEVQPKADHPVFYGCFDWHSAVHSHWALVRQLRLFEDHPERERIVASIDDRLTPAAIEAEVGYFEEHPTFEKPYGWAWLLQLAAELSLWDDDLADGWQSTLASLEEQIRALVESEFLTQDEPFRVGTHQNTAFALGLVLDYARTVADESLASAVEDATRGFYLDDRSYPVEYEPLGWDFLSPALAEADLLRRVLAPDEFAAWVDDFFPDLTIEPYDSILDPIEVDPDPDDGLALHFVGLNVSKAWALAGLASTLEAHPYSGLFDRSAQRHAEAGLEVAFTDDYAGAHWLSSFVLYLLTRDEGGIAPAR; from the coding sequence ATGACTGCGTTCACGTCCGTCGAAGCGACCACGCTCCTGTCGGGGACGTCCGAGTGGATGGGAACCGAGGAGGCGGCAGCGCTCGCCCACCACCCGCTGGAGTCCATCGAGACAGAGTTTCCCCACTACGTCGGGTCGGTCGACGCCCCCGACGACGAGGTCCAGCCGAAAGCCGACCACCCGGTCTTCTACGGCTGCTTCGACTGGCACTCCGCGGTGCATAGCCACTGGGCGCTTGTCCGGCAGCTCCGACTGTTCGAGGACCACCCAGAACGGGAGCGGATCGTGGCGTCGATCGACGACCGTCTCACGCCGGCGGCGATCGAGGCCGAGGTCGGCTACTTCGAGGAACACCCAACCTTCGAGAAGCCCTACGGCTGGGCGTGGTTGCTACAGCTCGCCGCGGAGCTGTCGCTGTGGGACGACGACCTCGCCGATGGGTGGCAATCCACGCTCGCGTCGCTGGAGGAGCAGATTCGTGCGCTCGTCGAATCCGAGTTTCTCACACAGGACGAGCCGTTCCGCGTCGGCACGCACCAGAACACGGCGTTCGCGCTCGGCCTGGTCCTCGATTACGCGCGGACGGTGGCGGACGAGTCGCTCGCGAGTGCCGTCGAGGACGCTACGCGGGGCTTCTACCTCGACGATCGCTCCTATCCGGTCGAGTACGAGCCACTGGGCTGGGACTTCCTCTCGCCGGCGCTCGCGGAGGCCGACCTCCTACGCAGGGTTCTCGCTCCCGACGAGTTCGCCGCCTGGGTCGACGACTTCTTCCCCGATCTGACGATCGAGCCCTACGATTCGATTCTCGATCCGATCGAGGTCGACCCGGATCCCGACGACGGCCTCGCCCTCCACTTCGTCGGGCTGAACGTCTCGAAGGCGTGGGCCCTCGCGGGGCTGGCCTCGACGCTCGAGGCGCACCCCTATTCCGGTCTGTTCGATCGGAGTGCACAGCGCCACGCCGAGGCCGGCCTCGAGGTGGCTTTCACCGACGACTACGCCGGCGCACACTGGCTCTCCTCGTTCGTGCTCTATCTGCTCACCAGGGACGAGGGCGGCATCGCACCGGCGCGATAG
- a CDS encoding class I SAM-dependent methyltransferase family protein, with amino-acid sequence MQSPCVTVPRTEGEAVRQRLEAADLLDHDRQIAVEGDAIFVPVMDPGAIPDDLDVVDHATGERDTQTVPNDLVEFEASYERIGDVVVVDEDDPERARALADAIVDSDIPVETVLNRASKIEGELRVREWEVLHGDTTETVHREYGSEYLVDLAEVFFSPRLATERHRVTEQVEADEHVFDMFAGVGPFVIPAAKRGATAVGVDKNPVAIEYLRENAERNSVAESVTALAADVRETTDGYGDWADRLVMNLPHSADEFLETAMLLAGDECVLHFYDIQHEDDPFGPGTEAIEAAADAAGYEVDVETERVVRSYAPHEVNVCLDVRLRRR; translated from the coding sequence ATGCAGTCGCCGTGCGTGACGGTTCCGCGAACCGAGGGCGAGGCGGTCAGGCAGCGCCTCGAGGCGGCCGACCTCCTCGATCACGATCGCCAGATCGCCGTCGAGGGCGACGCCATCTTCGTTCCCGTCATGGATCCCGGCGCCATCCCGGACGACCTCGACGTCGTCGATCACGCCACCGGCGAGCGCGACACCCAGACGGTCCCGAACGACCTCGTCGAGTTCGAGGCAAGCTACGAGCGCATCGGCGACGTCGTCGTGGTCGACGAGGACGATCCCGAGCGAGCGCGGGCCCTCGCCGACGCGATCGTGGACTCGGACATCCCTGTCGAGACGGTCCTCAACCGCGCCTCGAAAATCGAGGGCGAACTGCGGGTCCGCGAGTGGGAGGTCCTCCACGGCGACACGACAGAGACCGTCCACCGCGAGTACGGCTCTGAGTACCTCGTCGACCTCGCCGAGGTGTTCTTCTCGCCGCGTCTCGCGACCGAGCGCCACCGCGTTACCGAACAAGTCGAAGCGGACGAACACGTGTTCGACATGTTCGCCGGCGTCGGGCCGTTCGTGATCCCGGCCGCGAAGCGCGGTGCGACGGCCGTCGGCGTCGACAAGAACCCGGTCGCGATCGAGTACCTCCGCGAGAACGCCGAGCGCAACAGCGTCGCAGAATCGGTGACTGCTCTCGCCGCGGACGTCCGCGAGACGACGGATGGGTACGGCGACTGGGCCGACCGACTCGTGATGAACCTCCCACACAGTGCCGACGAATTCCTCGAGACGGCGATGTTGCTCGCCGGCGACGAGTGCGTCCTCCACTTCTACGATATCCAACACGAGGACGATCCGTTCGGCCCCGGGACCGAGGCGATCGAGGCTGCCGCCGACGCTGCCGGCTACGAGGTCGACGTCGAGACCGAGCGCGTCGTCCGTTCCTACGCGCCACATGAGGTGAACGTCTGTCTCGACGTTCGCCTCCGCCGTCGGTGA
- a CDS encoding SDR family oxidoreductase codes for MDLGLDGNAALVTASTSGLGLASAHALAREGANVSICGRTESRLDEAKETIEADAAGNVMARQVDVTDPDEVRALVETTAEAYGGIDHVVTSAGGVPSGSFLDMEDRDWYQAYDTLVMSHVWTLRAAHPHLVESDAGSITSITSTSVQEAIDGLVLSNAVRRAVVGTIDTVAREWAPGIRANVVMPGAHETPRIEELIEQALDRGEYDSYEEGLTDWAAPIPLDRIGDPMELGDVVAFLASERASFVTGATIPIDGGRTRS; via the coding sequence ATGGACCTCGGACTCGACGGCAACGCTGCACTGGTCACGGCGAGCACGAGTGGCCTCGGCCTCGCGAGTGCACACGCCCTCGCACGCGAGGGCGCGAACGTCTCGATCTGCGGACGCACCGAGTCGCGACTCGACGAGGCGAAGGAGACGATCGAAGCCGACGCCGCAGGCAACGTGATGGCTCGGCAGGTCGACGTCACGGATCCCGACGAGGTACGCGCGCTCGTGGAGACGACCGCCGAGGCGTACGGCGGCATCGACCACGTCGTGACCTCCGCGGGTGGCGTCCCGAGCGGCTCCTTCCTCGACATGGAGGATCGGGACTGGTACCAGGCCTACGACACGCTCGTGATGAGTCACGTCTGGACGCTGCGTGCCGCCCACCCCCATCTCGTCGAGAGCGACGCGGGCTCGATCACCTCGATCACGTCGACCAGCGTACAGGAGGCGATCGACGGGCTCGTACTCTCGAACGCAGTCCGGCGCGCGGTCGTCGGCACGATCGACACGGTCGCACGAGAGTGGGCGCCGGGGATCCGTGCCAACGTCGTGATGCCGGGCGCCCACGAGACGCCCCGTATCGAGGAGCTGATCGAGCAGGCGCTCGATCGCGGCGAGTACGACAGCTACGAGGAGGGACTGACTGACTGGGCCGCACCGATCCCGCTCGACCGGATCGGCGACCCAATGGAGCTGGGCGACGTCGTTGCGTTCCTGGCGAGCGAGCGGGCCAGCTTCGTCACGGGCGCGACGATTCCCATCGACGGCGGCCGGACGCGGAGCTAG